CGCGGAGCGCGACGAGTTGCGAGCCGGCCTGCACGGCGGCGCTCCGGCTGTCGGCGCTGAACCCGACCGTGCCGACCGGGCAGGAGTCGTCGCAGGCGTGTCCGGAACGCACGGCGGCGTCTCCGGTCGCGATGAGCTGCACGCGGCTGGCGCGTCCCACGACGGCGTGCGTGCCGTCCGGGGAGGTCACGAGCGCTGTGACGGGGGCGCTGTCGAGCGTGCGGCGCTGGGCACTGGCGGGGTCCACGCGTTCCAGGCCGCGCGGACTGCCGATCAGGACCGCGCCGTCGGCGGCAAAGCCCGCTCCGGTGGCCTGCGGCGCGGTCAGGCGCGCGGTGGCCGTCCCGTCCGCGAGTCGCCACACGGTCACGGTTCCGGCAGCGTCGTCCCGCGTGAGGGCCGAGCGGCCGTCCGCGCTGACGCTCAGGCCGGCGCAGGGAGTTCCGGTGGGAACGGCGCGCAGAAGTGACCCGGACGGGGTGAGGACCAGCAGCCGCTCTGCGAGGCACGCGACGATCCCCTCGTCCGGGGTGAGGCGGGCCTCGGTCACGCCGGACGGGCCGGACAGGTTCAGGCCGCTGCCGGGTCCGATTCCCAGTCCGGCAGCGGTGCCCAGCAGGGCCGGCAGCAACGCCGGGAGGAGAGCGGCGGGTCGGATCGGAGTACCCAGGCGGAAAGTCACGCCCGACAGTGTAGAGCAGCGGCCTGAACGTCAGGTCATCCCACATCGGTGTGGGGGGCGGCCTCGTGTGGGGCGGCCGTGTGGGGGCCGGCCGGGCATGACGGCAGACGGGCCACCGGGAGAAGATCCAGGTGGCCCGCCGGACGCGGCCCGTCATACGGACTGCCGTTTGTTTCGCCGACAATCCGGGACTTCACCGGATTGCCGGCTCCACGTCCGGAACCCGTGTTGCTCCCACTCGCTTCGCTCGGAATGAATGGGCTGCAAAGCCCATTCAATCGGAGTCCGCATCAGGTGGCGCCTCGCCCTGCTGTCAGCAGGGCCCTGAGATCAGAAGGTGTAGCCTTTCGGGACGACCACGACGCCGTTGTCGGTGACCGTGAAGCCGCGCGCGCGGTCCTCTTCGAGATCCAGGCCGATCTTGGTGCCGGGCGGAATGGTGACGTTCTTGTCCACGATGCAGCGGCGCAGGTGCGCGTGCCGCCCCACCTCGACGTCCTCGAACAGCACGCTGCTTTCCACCAGCGAGTACGAGTGCGTGCGGACGTTGCGCGCCAGGATGGAGTCGCGGACGGTGCCGCCGCTGATGATCGCCCCGCCGGCCATGATGGTGTTGAACGCCTGCCCCTTGCGGCCGTCGCTTTCATGCACGAACTTGGCGGGCGGGGAGAATTCGCTGCTGGTGCGCAGGGTCCATTCCGGGTTGTAGATGTCGAACTCCGGGTTGATGCTCACGAGGTCCATGTTCGCCTCGTAGTAGGCGTCCAGCGTACCCACGTCGCGCCAGTAGGTGTTTGGGCCGGCCTGACCGGGGATGGGGTTGCGGTGGAAGTCGTACGCCATGACGTTGTAACCGTCGCTCAGGGCGCGGGGGATCACGTCACCGCCGAAGTCGAAGCCGCTCTCGCCGCCGCCCATGTTCGTCTCGAGCAGTTCTTCCAGCGCGCGGCGCGAGAAGATGTAGTTGCCCATGCTGGTCAGGCTGATGCCGGGCTGGCCGGGAATGCTGGGCGGATCCTTGGGTTTCTCCAGGAAGTCCGTGACGCGCCAGTTCGCGTCGATGTGCATGATCCCGAACTGGTGCGCCTGTTCCTGCGGCATGGGGTACGCGGCGATGCTCACGTCGGCGCGCGTCTCGATGTGCTTTTGCAGCATGTGTTCCACGTTCATCTTGTAGATGTGATCACCGCTGAAGATCGCGACGTAGTCCGCCTCGTAGTTGTCGATCAGGTGCATGTTCTGGTACACGGCGTCGGCGGTGCCGCGGTACCACACCGGGCCGAGTTCCTCGATGCGGTACATCTGCGCGGGCACCAGCGTGATGAAGTAATCGCTGAGGAACGTCCCGAACCGCCAGCCGCGCTGGATGTGCTCGGTGAGGCTCTGCGCCTTGTACTGCGTGAGCACGTACACCGAGAACACGCCCGAGTTGATGAAGTTGTTGATGGCGAAATCGATGATGCGGTACTTGCTGCCGAAGGGAACGGCGGGCTTGCTGCGCTTCTGAGTCAGTGGCGCGAGGCGGGAACCCTGTCCGCCCGCGAGAATCATGCCGAGAACCCGTGGTTTCATGCGATACCCCCTTCAAAGAACCGGTGGTCAGATGGACCATTGTGACCGCTGAACCGTGAATCGAACCGGTGAACCGTGAGTCCTTGATGCTGTGCCGACACTGTAACGCGAAATGGTGCGCCGACCGCCGGACCCTTCTGCTCAGGGCCGGACGCCACCACCGGACGTTCAGACCGCGCCTACCTTAGCGGGACAGCCGCGCCCGCAAGTGCCGCCGCGCTTCACCAGGACTTAATACCGGCGCGCGCAGCTGCGTCCGCGTGAACGTGAGCTGCCGCCGCGCGTACTGCCGGGTGGCGAGCGTCACCTGCGCCGCCGCCTCCGCCACGCCCAGCGAACCGCGCGCCACGCCCAGCGCCTCCCGGTACCCGAGCGCCTGCCAGACGGTCGGACGCGGCCCGGCGTCCGGTGACACCTGCGCCGCCAGCCACGCCGCCTCGTCCGCCCACCCGGCACGGAACATGGCCTGCACCCGCCCGGCCATCCGGCCCTCCAGCTCCGCCGGATCACGCGTGAACGCCGTCACGTCGAACGTGAACCGCGGTTCGCTGCGGCCGAACTCGCCCGGAAACCGCCCGGTCTGCCGGTACACCTCCACGGCCCGCACGACCCGGCGCGGATTGCGTTCCATCCGCGCCGCCTCGGCCGGATTCAGCGCCTGCATGTCGGCCAGCAGGGCGTCCAGGCCCCGCGCTGCCAGTTCGGCTTCCACCTCGGCCCGCAGCGCCGCGTCACTGGGCGGCGTGAGCGGCAGGCCGCGCGTCAGGGCCGCGAGGTAAAACCCGGTTCCGCCCACCACCAGCGGCACCCGTCCCCGCGCGAGAATCCCGGCGATGGCCTCCCCGGCCAGCTCCACGAAGCGCGCCACGTCGAACGGCTCGGTCACGTCCGCCACGTCCAGCAGGTGGTGCGGCGCGGCCTCCCGGTCCTGCACGCCGGGCTTGGCCGTGCCGATATCCAGCCCCCGGTACACCGTGAACGCATCGGCCGACACGATCTCCAGCGGGTACTCACGGGCCAGTTCCAACGCCAGGGCAGACTTACCGGCCGCCGTGGGCGCCGTCAGGATCGGAATGGAACTCTGCACGCGAGGGATGATACGGGACTCCAGCCGGGCCTGCGGCGACCCCGCTGTCCGCAGCAGCCGGGCAGTGGTAGCGTAAGAGCATGAACGAGCCCGTGCTGGCGCGACTGCAACACCTCATGACCCTCCGCGAGGAGGTCGAAACCCTGACCGGAACCGGACCCTGGATTCCCAGCGCCGACTGGGCAGACGCCGACACGCACCTGATCCTGTACCTCGACGTGCCCGGCGTGAACCCCGACACCCTCGAACTGCTCGAGGAGGACGACACCGTCACGGTCGCCGGTCAGCGCGACGAAACACACCGACTGCTGCGCGGCGAACGCCCCGCCGGCACGTTCCGCCGCACCCTCACCTTCCCCGAAGACGTCCTGCCGCAGACCGGACAGGCCAGCCTCGCAGGCGGGGTCCTGTGCGTCCGCTTCGAGAAGAAACACCCCACCATCAACGTGCAGTCCAGCGACGCCCCCGACGACCAGGACTGAAGCGGCCCCATGCGGGGAGAACACCCGGTCCCCTTGCGTTTCCCGCCGGTCGTACGGACTCGCAGAGCTGCGCAGAAGAGCGAGTGGGAGACAGACGGAGTCCGCATCACGCCCAGACCCCGTCCGTCTACGGAATCCAGACAGGGCTGCGGTGCCACAAGTGAGGCAACGCCGCAGCCCTCCGCTGGGTAGCGTGTACCCCATGAAGCGACTCCTTCCACTGCTGACCGCCGCTGTGATCTCCACTGCCGCTGCCGAACTGCAACGGGTTCCCGGCACGAACGTCTACTACTCGTATGAGACGGACGCCATGACCGACGCGAACGAGAGTTACGTGGTCATCGCGGAAGTCAACGATACGTCCGCTGAAACGACACTGGCTATCCTGTGTCGCCAGGGCAAACCCGAGATCTTCCTGAACACCAAGAACGACCTCCTGAGCGTCGAGGACTACGACATGGAACGGTCCCCGAACCTCATGTACCGCGTGGATGCCCAGCAGGCCAAGACGATTCCCACCACCGTGACGACCAAGGACGGCGAACCCGACTACACTACCCTGGGTTTCGACGTGCCCCGCACCCAGATTCTGGTGACCGCCCTGACCAACGCGCAGCAGAAGATCACCTTCCGCATCCTGCGCAAGGGTGCCAGCGCCCTGGACTACACCTTCTCCACACGCGGATTCAAGGACGCGTGGCGCGGCGTCAAGAACTGCAAGTAACCAACGCCGCTTCACCTGCCCCGCCGCCCGGCGGGGTTTTTTCATGCCGTCACAGCGGTTTTCAGTTCCGGCCGCTGCTTTTTCATACTCCGATTGAATGGCTTGCAAAGCCGCTGGGTCCGAGCGGATGCGACTCGTAGAGCTGCCCCGCAGAGTGGGAGTCAAGCGGGTTCCGCATGAGAGGCTCCGGCCCCGCGATCACCTGTAGACGCCGCTGCCTACAGGCAATCTGCTCAGCCTGCCTGTCCCACCAGCCCGTGACGGGCGGCGTTCCTGGCGTCCTCGAGTATGCGGGCCAGGGCGCGCTGATGTACCGCGAGGCGCAGATGCCGGTCCGCCGTCGACATCAGCGCGTCCCGCACCGCCGGGTAGGCGTCCGTCCGCAGCGCCTGCACGGCCTCAGGAGAGAAATCGAGTGTCACGCGCACATCCTGCCGTCACGCTGCCTGCACCTGCCGTGGGAAACCTCATAGGACGGGCGAGCTTAGTGGGGGTAGTCCCTCCGTCCCCCA
The DNA window shown above is from Deinococcus sp. LM3 and carries:
- a CDS encoding Hsp20/alpha crystallin family protein is translated as MNEPVLARLQHLMTLREEVETLTGTGPWIPSADWADADTHLILYLDVPGVNPDTLELLEEDDTVTVAGQRDETHRLLRGERPAGTFRRTLTFPEDVLPQTGQASLAGGVLCVRFEKKHPTINVQSSDAPDDQD
- the miaA gene encoding tRNA (adenosine(37)-N6)-dimethylallyltransferase MiaA, with product MQSSIPILTAPTAAGKSALALELAREYPLEIVSADAFTVYRGLDIGTAKPGVQDREAAPHHLLDVADVTEPFDVARFVELAGEAIAGILARGRVPLVVGGTGFYLAALTRGLPLTPPSDAALRAEVEAELAARGLDALLADMQALNPAEAARMERNPRRVVRAVEVYRQTGRFPGEFGRSEPRFTFDVTAFTRDPAELEGRMAGRVQAMFRAGWADEAAWLAAQVSPDAGPRPTVWQALGYREALGVARGSLGVAEAAAQVTLATRQYARRQLTFTRTQLRAPVLSPGEARRHLRARLSR
- the glgC gene encoding glucose-1-phosphate adenylyltransferase, which codes for MKPRVLGMILAGGQGSRLAPLTQKRSKPAVPFGSKYRIIDFAINNFINSGVFSVYVLTQYKAQSLTEHIQRGWRFGTFLSDYFITLVPAQMYRIEELGPVWYRGTADAVYQNMHLIDNYEADYVAIFSGDHIYKMNVEHMLQKHIETRADVSIAAYPMPQEQAHQFGIMHIDANWRVTDFLEKPKDPPSIPGQPGISLTSMGNYIFSRRALEELLETNMGGGESGFDFGGDVIPRALSDGYNVMAYDFHRNPIPGQAGPNTYWRDVGTLDAYYEANMDLVSINPEFDIYNPEWTLRTSSEFSPPAKFVHESDGRKGQAFNTIMAGGAIISGGTVRDSILARNVRTHSYSLVESSVLFEDVEVGRHAHLRRCIVDKNVTIPPGTKIGLDLEEDRARGFTVTDNGVVVVPKGYTF